A DNA window from Rhizobium sp. NXC14 contains the following coding sequences:
- a CDS encoding dihydrofolate reductase, with product MAEIRRTIIAAVARNGTIGREGDMPWRLSSDLKRFKALTLGKPVVMGRKTYDSIGKPLPGRPNVVISRRAAIEHPDVGMAHSLTEAIDAADRLALQTGAGEICIIGGGQIYAQAIDLADRLCITHVEADLDGDAFFPAIDAGVWQAGEVVAVPAGEKDSYPTRYVVYERRRA from the coding sequence ATGGCTGAAATCCGCAGGACCATCATCGCCGCCGTCGCACGCAACGGGACCATCGGCCGGGAAGGCGACATGCCATGGCGGCTATCGAGCGATCTCAAGCGCTTTAAGGCGCTGACGCTTGGCAAGCCTGTCGTGATGGGCCGCAAGACCTATGACTCGATCGGCAAGCCGCTGCCGGGGCGGCCGAACGTGGTCATTTCGCGACGAGCAGCGATCGAACACCCCGATGTCGGCATGGCCCATTCGCTGACCGAGGCGATCGACGCTGCCGACAGATTGGCGCTGCAAACCGGGGCCGGCGAAATCTGCATCATCGGCGGCGGGCAGATCTATGCTCAGGCCATCGATCTTGCCGATCGGCTATGCATTACGCATGTCGAGGCCGATCTTGACGGCGACGCGTTTTTTCCGGCGATTGATGCGGGCGTCTGGCAGGCGGGGGAGGTAGTCGCCGTGCCCGCTGGCGAGAAGGACAGCTACCCCACGCGCTACGTCGTCTATGAACGCCGTCGCGCCTGA
- a CDS encoding DegQ family serine endoprotease: MAPTIRLPFRRTLALLASATILAQAGVSGVAFAQTTPETAAPGVAAPVPAAPTPPASTTPQQTPPVQTVMPTNGPASVADLAEGLLDAVVNISTSQNVKDDEGVGPAPRAPDGSPFQEFFNDFFNKQQGNKGPNHNVSSLGSGFVIDPAGYIVTNNHVIEGADDIEVNFANGSKLKAKLIGTDTKTDLSVLKVEPKTPLKSVKFGDSSEMRIGDWVMAIGNPFGFGGSVTVGIISGRGRNINAGPYDNFIQTDAAINKGNSGGPLFNMKGEVIGINTAIISPSGGSIGIGFSVPSELASGVVEQLRQYGETRRGWLGVRIQPVTDDIADSLGLDTAKGALVAGVIKGGPVDDGSIKAGDVILKFDGKAVNEMRDLPRVVAESTVGKEVDVVVLRDGKEQTVKVKLGRLEDSDQAASGDAAPDGVITPDPDENDDMDQPDTGDQAAPAPGTPAPDQHQQGQVSPDAAMPKNVLGLSLSLLSPETRKAFGIAESVDGVVVTEVEAGSASAEKGLKPGDVIVEVAQEFMKSPDAVAAKVKSLKQEGRRNAQLMIASANGDLRFVAVPME, from the coding sequence ATGGCCCCGACGATTCGCTTGCCCTTCAGACGAACGCTCGCGCTTCTGGCCAGCGCCACCATCCTGGCGCAAGCCGGCGTGAGCGGGGTGGCTTTTGCGCAAACCACGCCTGAAACAGCAGCGCCCGGGGTTGCCGCGCCTGTTCCGGCTGCTCCCACACCACCTGCATCTACCACGCCGCAGCAGACGCCACCGGTTCAGACCGTCATGCCGACCAACGGTCCGGCTTCCGTTGCCGATCTCGCAGAAGGGTTGCTCGATGCTGTGGTCAATATCTCGACCTCGCAGAATGTGAAGGATGACGAAGGGGTCGGCCCGGCGCCGCGTGCCCCTGACGGGTCACCATTCCAGGAATTCTTCAACGACTTCTTCAACAAACAGCAGGGCAACAAGGGCCCCAACCATAATGTCAGCTCGCTTGGATCCGGTTTCGTCATCGATCCGGCCGGCTATATCGTGACCAACAACCATGTGATCGAGGGCGCCGACGACATCGAGGTCAATTTCGCCAACGGCTCGAAGCTCAAGGCGAAGCTGATCGGCACGGATACGAAGACCGATCTTTCCGTGTTGAAGGTCGAGCCGAAGACACCGCTGAAATCGGTGAAATTCGGCGACTCCAGCGAGATGCGCATCGGCGACTGGGTCATGGCGATCGGCAATCCATTCGGCTTCGGCGGTTCGGTGACGGTCGGCATCATTTCCGGGCGCGGCCGCAACATCAATGCCGGCCCCTACGACAACTTCATCCAGACGGATGCGGCGATCAACAAGGGCAATTCCGGGGGGCCGCTCTTCAACATGAAGGGTGAAGTGATCGGCATCAACACGGCGATCATCTCGCCGAGCGGCGGCTCGATCGGCATCGGCTTCTCGGTACCGTCCGAACTTGCTTCCGGCGTCGTCGAGCAGTTGCGCCAGTATGGCGAGACGCGGCGCGGCTGGCTCGGCGTGCGCATCCAGCCGGTGACCGACGACATCGCCGACAGTCTCGGGCTCGACACCGCCAAGGGCGCGCTGGTCGCCGGCGTCATCAAGGGCGGTCCCGTCGACGACGGCTCGATCAAGGCGGGCGACGTCATTCTGAAATTCGACGGCAAGGCGGTCAATGAAATGCGCGACCTGCCGCGCGTCGTGGCGGAAAGCACGGTCGGAAAAGAAGTCGACGTCGTGGTGCTGCGCGACGGCAAGGAGCAGACCGTCAAGGTGAAGCTCGGCCGGCTCGAAGACAGCGATCAGGCGGCATCCGGCGATGCAGCGCCGGATGGCGTGATCACCCCTGATCCCGACGAAAACGACGATATGGATCAGCCGGATACTGGCGATCAGGCAGCGCCCGCACCGGGCACACCGGCGCCGGACCAGCACCAACAGGGCCAGGTATCGCCGGATGCGGCCATGCCGAAGAACGTGCTCGGTTTGTCGCTGTCGCTCCTCAGTCCCGAAACACGCAAGGCTTTCGGCATCGCCGAAAGCGTCGACGGCGTCGTCGTGACGGAGGTGGAGGCCGGCTCCGCCTCGGCCGAAAAGGGGTTGAAGCCAGGGGACGTTATCGTCGAGGTGGCACAGGAGTTCATGAAATCCCCGGATGCGGTCGCGGCCAAGGTGAAATCGCTGAAACAGGAAGGGCGCCGCAACGCCCAGCTGATGATCGCATCGGCAAACGGCGATCTGCGGTTCGTTGCGGTGCCGATGGAATAG
- a CDS encoding DUF4169 family protein produces the protein MSAEIINLRQFRKKQARSEKEKQAEQNRISFGRTKAEKQLTRTLNEKADKAHRDGRIETDDDGA, from the coding sequence ATGAGCGCCGAAATCATCAATCTGCGTCAGTTTCGCAAAAAGCAGGCCCGCTCCGAAAAGGAGAAGCAGGCCGAGCAGAACCGTATTTCCTTCGGCCGCACCAAGGCCGAAAAGCAGCTCACCCGCACTCTGAACGAGAAGGCCGACAAGGCTCACCGCGATGGCCGGATCGAGACGGATGACGACGGCGCATGA
- a CDS encoding thymidylate synthase, translating to MQQYLDLLTHVMEKGSDRGDRTGTGTRSVFGYQMRFDLEEGFPVLTTKKLHLRSIIHELLWFLKGETNIRYLKENGVSIWDEWADENGDLGPVYGAQWRSWPAPDGGHIDQIANLVKGIVNNPNSRRHIVSAWNPAEVDQMALPPCHCLFQFYVADGKLSCQLYQRSADIFLGVPFNIASYALLTMMVAQVTGLKGGDFVHTLGDAHLYHNHFDQAKLQLTRRPKPLPFMRINPEVKDIFGFRFEDFELIGYEADANIKAPIAV from the coding sequence ATGCAGCAATATCTCGATCTCCTCACCCATGTGATGGAAAAAGGCTCCGACCGGGGCGACCGCACCGGCACCGGCACGCGTTCGGTCTTCGGCTACCAGATGCGCTTCGATCTCGAGGAAGGCTTTCCCGTCCTGACGACGAAGAAGCTGCATCTGCGCTCGATCATCCACGAGCTTTTATGGTTCCTGAAGGGCGAGACGAATATCCGCTATCTCAAGGAGAACGGCGTCTCGATCTGGGATGAGTGGGCCGACGAGAACGGCGATCTCGGGCCGGTCTACGGTGCCCAGTGGCGCTCCTGGCCGGCACCGGACGGTGGCCATATCGACCAGATCGCCAATCTCGTCAAAGGTATCGTCAACAATCCGAACTCACGCCGCCACATCGTCTCAGCCTGGAATCCGGCCGAGGTCGACCAGATGGCGCTGCCGCCCTGCCATTGCCTGTTTCAGTTCTACGTGGCCGACGGCAAACTCTCCTGCCAGTTGTACCAGCGCTCCGCCGATATTTTCCTTGGCGTGCCCTTCAACATCGCCTCCTATGCGCTTTTGACGATGATGGTGGCCCAGGTGACGGGGCTCAAAGGGGGCGATTTCGTCCATACCCTCGGCGACGCGCATCTCTATCACAATCATTTCGACCAGGCGAAGCTGCAGCTGACGCGTCGGCCAAAGCCGCTGCCCTTCATGCGGATCAATCCTGAAGTGAAGGATATCTTCGGGTTCAGGTTCGAGGATTTCGAGCTGATCGGCTATGAGGCCGATGCCAATATCAAGGCGCCGATCGCCGTCTGA
- a CDS encoding protease modulator HflC, giving the protein MSNRLPVILILLAVVLVGIYSSVFVVSAREQAIVVRFGEIQSVKTDPGIYFKLPFAFADADRVQYVPKQELRFDLDNIRVQVSGGAFYEVNAFLIYRINDARRFRETVSGDREAAEARLRTRLDSALRRVYGVRSIEAALSRERVAMMLEVRNELQADAETLGITLDDVRISRTDLTQDVSERTYNRMRAERLAEAELLRAQGTEEGQRRRAIADRQVVELTAGAQRDSEILRGQGDAERNRVFAEAFSRDPGFFEFYRSMAAYAATLSSQDTTLVLSPDSEFFRYFNNAAGAAPASPAASAPATPGTTAPAPAQPAN; this is encoded by the coding sequence ATGTCGAACAGACTTCCGGTAATTCTGATCCTCCTGGCGGTCGTGCTGGTCGGGATCTATTCCTCGGTCTTCGTGGTGAGTGCCCGCGAACAGGCCATCGTCGTTCGCTTCGGTGAAATCCAGTCGGTCAAGACTGACCCTGGCATCTATTTCAAGCTGCCTTTCGCTTTTGCCGATGCCGACAGGGTGCAATACGTGCCGAAGCAGGAACTCCGCTTCGATCTTGACAATATCCGTGTCCAGGTTTCCGGCGGCGCATTTTATGAGGTAAATGCCTTCCTCATCTACCGTATCAATGACGCGCGCCGCTTCCGCGAAACCGTTTCGGGCGACAGGGAGGCGGCAGAAGCGCGGCTTCGTACCCGCCTCGATTCCGCTTTGCGCAGGGTCTACGGCGTGCGCAGCATCGAAGCCGCGCTCTCCCGGGAACGCGTGGCGATGATGCTCGAGGTTCGCAACGAACTGCAAGCCGATGCGGAGACGCTCGGAATCACGCTCGACGACGTGCGCATCAGCCGGACGGACCTCACTCAGGATGTTTCCGAGCGCACCTACAACCGCATGCGGGCCGAGCGACTGGCGGAAGCCGAACTGCTGCGGGCGCAGGGCACTGAGGAAGGCCAGCGCCGCCGCGCCATCGCCGACCGCCAGGTCGTTGAGCTGACCGCCGGCGCACAACGCGACTCCGAGATCCTGCGTGGCCAGGGCGATGCCGAACGCAACCGCGTCTTCGCCGAGGCATTCTCAAGGGACCCGGGTTTCTTCGAGTTTTACCGCTCGATGGCGGCCTATGCGGCGACGCTTTCGTCGCAGGACACAACGCTGGTTCTGTCGCCGGATTCGGAATTCTTCCGCTATTTCAACAACGCCGCCGGCGCCGCGCCGGCGAGCCCGGCTGCGTCGGCTCCCGCAACGCCCGGAACAACCGCTCCGGCGCCAGCCCAGCCGGCGAACTGA
- the miaA gene encoding tRNA (adenosine(37)-N6)-dimethylallyltransferase MiaA, with amino-acid sequence MMENLLSVENAILITGPTASGKSALAVELAKRHDGAVVNADSMQVYDTLRVLTARPSEEEMQGVPHHLYGHVPPGAGYSTGAWLRDVSALLPALRAAGQLPVFVGGTGLYFKALTGGLSEMPDIPEVLREDLRTRLVEEGPDALYVELCEADPAMAASLNRQDGQRIVRALEVIKATGRSIADFQVRSGPVVIDADEARKIVVLPDRAVLHARINGRFEKMLQQGAEDEVKALLALDLPAEAPVMKAIGVSQIAAMLKGEMTRDEVLEKGAAATRQYAKRQMTWFRNQMDESWERLTL; translated from the coding sequence ATGATGGAAAACCTTCTGAGCGTAGAGAACGCGATCCTGATAACCGGGCCGACCGCCAGCGGCAAGTCCGCCCTTGCCGTGGAATTGGCCAAGCGCCATGACGGCGCGGTCGTCAATGCCGACAGCATGCAGGTCTACGATACGCTGCGGGTGCTGACCGCGCGTCCGTCGGAAGAGGAGATGCAGGGCGTGCCGCATCATCTCTACGGTCACGTGCCGCCGGGGGCCGGCTATTCCACAGGCGCCTGGCTGCGCGATGTCTCGGCGCTTTTGCCGGCCCTCAGGGCCGCCGGGCAGCTACCGGTTTTCGTCGGCGGCACGGGGCTTTACTTCAAGGCGCTGACCGGCGGTCTCTCCGAGATGCCTGATATACCGGAAGTACTGCGGGAAGACTTGCGCACGCGACTCGTGGAGGAGGGGCCGGATGCGCTTTACGTTGAGCTTTGCGAGGCCGATCCCGCCATGGCGGCAAGCCTCAACCGCCAGGACGGTCAGCGCATCGTCCGGGCGCTGGAGGTAATCAAAGCGACGGGACGCTCGATCGCCGATTTCCAGGTCCGGTCCGGGCCTGTGGTGATCGATGCCGACGAGGCCCGCAAGATAGTCGTTCTCCCGGACCGGGCGGTGCTGCATGCTCGCATCAATGGCCGTTTCGAAAAGATGCTGCAACAGGGTGCGGAAGACGAGGTGAAGGCGCTGCTTGCGCTCGACCTACCGGCCGAGGCGCCCGTCATGAAGGCCATCGGTGTGTCGCAGATCGCGGCGATGCTGAAGGGCGAGATGACCCGCGATGAGGTGCTGGAGAAGGGGGCTGCGGCGACACGGCAATATGCCAAGCGGCAAATGACCTGGTTCCGCAATCAGATGGACGAAAGCTGGGAGCGATTGACGCTTTAG
- a CDS encoding dihydrodipicolinate synthase family protein, whose amino-acid sequence MPAISTFHGLSAFPPTPADPDGRVDVEGLCRLLAPLCESGVASIGLLGSTGIYAYLTREERLRAVKAAVECVNGRVPLLVGAGALRTDHAVDLARDAEAAGADALLLAPVSYTPLTQEEAYQHFLAVAKATRLPLCIYNNPGTTHFIFSRELLQRLSDVETIKAVKMPLPADGDLLGELATLREKTDLAIGYSGDWGAAEALLAGADAWYSVIGGLLPRVALALTKAAIAGNDGEARRLDGLLQPLWHVFKAYGSIRVVYMLAEHLLGVRAELPRPLLPLGRADRQRVLDAARPLIALEHQSLL is encoded by the coding sequence ATGCCTGCCATTTCTACGTTCCATGGCCTCTCGGCCTTTCCGCCGACGCCTGCCGATCCCGATGGCCGGGTGGACGTTGAGGGGCTCTGCCGCTTGCTGGCCCCCCTGTGCGAGTCAGGTGTGGCCTCCATCGGCCTTCTCGGCAGCACCGGGATATACGCCTATCTCACGCGCGAGGAGCGGCTGCGGGCCGTCAAGGCGGCGGTCGAATGCGTCAACGGCCGTGTTCCACTCCTCGTCGGCGCCGGCGCCCTGAGGACGGATCATGCCGTGGATCTCGCCAGGGACGCCGAGGCTGCCGGCGCGGATGCGCTTCTGCTTGCGCCTGTTTCCTACACGCCGCTGACCCAGGAAGAGGCCTACCAGCACTTCCTCGCTGTGGCCAAGGCAACCAGACTGCCGCTCTGCATCTACAACAATCCCGGCACGACGCACTTCATCTTCAGCCGCGAGCTTCTGCAGCGCCTCTCCGATGTCGAGACGATCAAGGCGGTGAAAATGCCGCTGCCGGCAGACGGCGATTTGCTTGGCGAGCTTGCGACTTTGCGGGAAAAGACCGATCTCGCGATCGGCTACAGCGGCGATTGGGGTGCGGCGGAGGCACTGCTTGCAGGCGCAGACGCTTGGTACAGCGTTATCGGCGGGCTTCTTCCCCGCGTAGCGCTCGCTCTGACCAAGGCCGCGATCGCCGGCAATGACGGCGAGGCGCGCCGGCTCGATGGTCTTCTGCAGCCGCTCTGGCACGTGTTCAAGGCGTATGGAAGCATTCGCGTGGTCTATATGCTGGCCGAGCATCTCCTTGGCGTTCGGGCGGAGCTTCCCCGGCCGCTCCTGCCGCTCGGGCGGGCGGATCGCCAGCGTGTGCTCGATGCTGCCCGGCCGTTGATCGCGCTGGAGCATCAATCCTTGTTGTAA
- a CDS encoding DUF87 domain-containing protein codes for MLNNDLRMSGKASEHDRRDGHTPGNRFLGRVVACSGSRATIAAVAVEGGTDLTELWSVGRLISISVGRNRVVALVYQMNTGSHAWGEGEDNKFRIETELLGEVRVDEDGREEFSTGISRYPYLGAIAHRIRAADLMRIYDAGTGTTAIIGKLTQDESIDAAIHIPSMLSKHFAVVGSTGVGKSTAVSLLLHKAIAADPKLRVLILDPHNEFAAAFPKHAVTIDTDTLDLPFWLMRLEEFAEVVFRGRPPVPEELDMLRDIMPEAKRAFRGSDNSLVRRTTEKSSITADTPVPYRMADLLALIDERIGRLEGRAEKPSLRSLKMRLIAAINDPRYHFMFSNNTISDTITDTIAQIFRIPGDNRPICTFQLAGIPSEVVNSVASVLCRMAFEVALWSDGAIHMLVVCEEAHRYIPSDPNLGFIPTRQAIARIAKEGRKYGVSLGIITQRPGELDQTILSQCSTLFAMRLANDRDQEIIRSAIPNSSISTTSFISSIGNGEAIAFGEAISVPMRMRFSRVEENLLPKAASANSKHSEEDPDTVDLRKIVTRMRAVTVGPDISNFQQSVAASMPDFDEAQETDDASDAKPVTPSAPASAPLQSYRRELLPQAPRLDPAEPAPIDPRLDALRRELRREEPVFPRPAPPTDQPQITRREPGPSLRESILKKPLSSLYNKD; via the coding sequence TTGCTCAACAACGACTTGCGCATGTCTGGCAAGGCAAGCGAGCACGATCGACGCGACGGCCATACGCCGGGAAATCGCTTTCTCGGCCGCGTCGTTGCATGCAGCGGCTCCAGGGCCACGATTGCCGCTGTCGCCGTTGAGGGCGGCACCGATCTTACAGAACTCTGGTCCGTCGGCCGGCTGATTTCGATCAGCGTCGGCCGCAACCGTGTCGTCGCCCTGGTCTATCAAATGAACACCGGCAGCCATGCCTGGGGCGAAGGCGAGGACAATAAGTTCAGAATCGAGACCGAGCTTCTCGGCGAAGTCCGCGTCGATGAGGACGGGCGCGAGGAATTTTCGACCGGCATCTCACGTTATCCCTATCTCGGCGCCATCGCCCATCGCATCCGCGCCGCCGACCTTATGCGCATCTACGATGCCGGAACGGGTACGACCGCCATCATCGGCAAGCTAACGCAGGATGAAAGCATCGATGCGGCGATCCACATCCCGTCAATGCTCTCCAAGCATTTCGCCGTCGTCGGCTCGACCGGCGTCGGCAAGTCGACCGCCGTATCGCTACTTTTGCACAAGGCGATCGCGGCCGATCCGAAGCTGCGCGTGCTGATCCTCGATCCGCACAATGAATTCGCCGCCGCCTTTCCCAAGCACGCCGTCACCATCGATACGGATACGCTCGACCTGCCCTTCTGGCTGATGCGGCTGGAGGAATTTGCCGAAGTCGTGTTTCGCGGCCGCCCGCCCGTGCCCGAAGAGCTCGACATGCTGCGCGACATCATGCCGGAGGCCAAACGCGCCTTCCGCGGCAGCGACAACTCGCTGGTGCGCCGCACGACGGAAAAGAGCTCGATCACCGCCGATACGCCGGTTCCCTACCGCATGGCCGATCTGCTGGCGCTGATCGACGAGCGCATCGGCCGCCTCGAAGGCCGGGCGGAAAAGCCCTCCCTGCGGTCGCTGAAGATGCGCCTCATCGCCGCGATCAACGATCCGCGCTATCACTTCATGTTCTCCAACAACACGATCAGCGACACGATCACCGATACCATCGCGCAGATCTTCCGCATCCCCGGAGATAACAGACCAATCTGCACTTTCCAGCTTGCCGGCATTCCCTCCGAAGTCGTTAATTCGGTCGCCTCCGTGCTTTGCCGCATGGCTTTCGAAGTGGCGTTGTGGAGTGACGGCGCCATCCACATGCTCGTCGTCTGCGAGGAAGCCCACCGCTACATCCCGTCCGATCCGAACCTCGGCTTCATCCCTACGCGCCAGGCGATCGCCCGCATCGCCAAGGAGGGCCGTAAATACGGTGTCTCGCTGGGCATCATCACTCAGCGGCCAGGCGAGCTCGACCAGACGATCCTGTCACAGTGCTCGACGCTCTTTGCCATGCGCCTTGCCAATGACCGTGACCAGGAAATCATTCGTTCAGCCATCCCGAATTCATCGATCTCGACGACGAGCTTCATCTCCTCGATCGGCAACGGTGAGGCGATCGCCTTCGGCGAGGCGATCAGCGTGCCGATGCGGATGCGCTTCTCCCGTGTTGAAGAGAACCTCCTGCCGAAGGCCGCCAGCGCCAACAGCAAGCATAGCGAGGAAGATCCCGATACGGTCGATTTGCGCAAGATCGTCACCCGCATGCGGGCGGTGACCGTCGGGCCTGACATTTCGAATTTTCAGCAGAGCGTTGCGGCATCCATGCCAGATTTCGACGAGGCTCAGGAAACCGACGATGCTTCCGATGCCAAACCCGTTACCCCGTCGGCACCGGCTTCGGCGCCACTCCAATCCTACCGGCGCGAATTGCTGCCGCAGGCGCCGCGGCTGGACCCGGCCGAACCGGCCCCGATCGATCCGCGGCTGGACGCGCTGCGCCGCGAACTGCGTCGCGAGGAGCCGGTCTTTCCTCGGCCGGCGCCGCCGACCGACCAGCCGCAGATCACCCGCCGGGAACCCGGCCCGTCTCTGCGTGAAAGCATCCTGAAAAAGCCGCTGAGCAGCCTTTACAACAAGGATTGA
- the serB gene encoding phosphoserine phosphatase SerB, with protein sequence MALVATLVANPSNPVLTPSIAEQAAEAVTASGLYWLADGVACDIALRDGADAQAAEANLLAVISSAPIDLVIQEQDSRRKKLLIADMDSTMIGQECIDELAAEVGLKEKVADITARAMNGEIAFEPALRERVALLKGLPISVVDEVIAKRITLTPGGPELIATMKSKGHYTALVSGGFTVFTSRIAATLGFDENRANTLLDEDGILSGFVAEPILGKQAKVDALNEISASLGISPQEAIAVGDGANDLGMLQLAGSGVALHAKPTVAAQARMRINHADLTALLYIQGYRKTDFVMG encoded by the coding sequence ATGGCCCTCGTTGCCACGCTTGTTGCCAATCCGTCAAATCCTGTGCTTACTCCCAGCATTGCCGAACAAGCGGCCGAGGCAGTAACCGCTTCCGGCCTCTACTGGCTGGCCGACGGCGTTGCCTGCGACATCGCACTGCGCGACGGCGCGGATGCGCAAGCGGCCGAGGCCAATCTTCTCGCCGTCATTTCGAGCGCCCCCATCGACCTCGTCATCCAGGAGCAGGACAGCCGCCGCAAGAAGCTGCTGATCGCCGACATGGATTCGACGATGATCGGCCAGGAATGCATCGACGAACTCGCCGCAGAAGTCGGCCTGAAGGAGAAGGTCGCCGACATCACCGCCCGCGCCATGAATGGCGAGATCGCCTTTGAGCCCGCCCTGCGCGAGCGCGTCGCCCTCTTGAAAGGACTGCCGATCTCGGTTGTCGACGAGGTCATCGCCAAGCGCATCACGCTGACGCCGGGAGGGCCGGAGCTGATCGCCACCATGAAATCGAAAGGTCATTACACCGCCCTCGTCTCCGGCGGCTTCACCGTCTTTACCAGCCGCATCGCCGCCACTCTTGGCTTCGACGAAAACCGCGCCAATACGCTGCTGGACGAGGATGGCATTCTCTCCGGCTTCGTCGCCGAACCTATCCTCGGCAAGCAGGCAAAGGTGGATGCGCTGAACGAGATTTCAGCAAGCCTCGGCATTTCGCCACAGGAGGCAATCGCCGTCGGCGACGGCGCCAATGATCTCGGCATGCTGCAACTCGCCGGCTCCGGCGTCGCCCTTCACGCCAAGCCCACTGTCGCCGCTCAGGCGCGGATGCGCATCAATCACGCCGACCTGACGGCACTTCTTTATATCCAGGGTTATCGGAAGACCGATTTCGTGATGGGCTAA
- the hflK gene encoding FtsH protease activity modulator HflK, with product MPWSNQNGGGGPWGGGGNNQGPWGQGPNRPRGGKGGPPDLEDIIRRGQDQLRNIVPGGFNGGVAAIVVAIVAVFWLIQCVYTVQPDERGVELRFGKPREEISMPGLHFRIWPMDAVEIVKVTEQQQNIGGRNNSNSTAGLMLSGDQNIVNVQFSVLYTINDPKSYLFRLENPAETLQQVSESAMREIVGRRPAQDAFRDNRGPIETEVRNIIQDTMDRYGAGIAINRVTIEDVAPPRDVADAFEEVQRADQDKQRLVEEANQYANQKLGQARGDAARIREAAAAYKDRIVKEAEGEAQRFVSIYDEYSKAPDVTRERLFLETMEQVLKGSKKVIIDQKAGAVPYLPLNEVGRPTQQQQQQGG from the coding sequence ATGCCCTGGAGCAATCAGAATGGCGGCGGCGGCCCTTGGGGCGGCGGCGGTAACAATCAGGGACCATGGGGCCAAGGGCCGAACCGCCCACGTGGCGGCAAGGGCGGACCGCCTGATCTGGAAGACATCATCCGGCGCGGTCAGGATCAGCTGCGCAATATCGTTCCCGGCGGTTTCAATGGTGGCGTGGCGGCGATCGTCGTGGCGATCGTCGCTGTTTTCTGGCTGATCCAGTGCGTCTACACCGTCCAGCCGGACGAACGTGGCGTCGAGCTGCGCTTCGGCAAGCCGAGAGAAGAGATTTCCATGCCCGGCCTGCATTTCCGCATCTGGCCGATGGACGCGGTCGAGATCGTGAAGGTGACCGAGCAGCAGCAGAATATCGGCGGACGCAACAACAGCAATTCGACGGCTGGACTGATGCTTTCCGGCGACCAGAACATCGTCAACGTGCAGTTCTCCGTGCTCTACACGATCAATGATCCGAAATCCTATCTTTTCCGTCTCGAAAATCCGGCTGAAACGCTGCAGCAGGTTTCAGAAAGCGCCATGCGCGAAATCGTCGGCCGGCGCCCGGCACAAGATGCCTTCCGTGACAATCGCGGACCGATCGAAACCGAAGTGCGCAACATCATCCAGGATACGATGGATCGCTATGGCGCCGGCATTGCGATCAACCGCGTGACGATCGAGGACGTCGCACCGCCGCGCGACGTGGCCGATGCCTTCGAGGAAGTGCAGCGTGCCGATCAGGACAAGCAGCGCCTCGTGGAGGAAGCGAACCAGTACGCCAATCAGAAGCTCGGCCAGGCCCGCGGTGACGCGGCCCGCATCCGCGAAGCCGCAGCGGCCTATAAGGACCGGATCGTCAAGGAGGCTGAAGGTGAAGCGCAACGCTTCGTTTCGATCTACGACGAATATTCCAAGGCTCCTGACGTGACGCGGGAGCGGCTGTTCCTGGAAACGATGGAACAGGTGCTGAAGGGTTCCAAAAAAGTGATCATAGACCAAAAGGCGGGCGCCGTGCCTTATCTGCCTCTCAATGAGGTCGGCAGGCCGACGCAGCAACAACAGCAGCAGGGAGGCTGA
- a CDS encoding SspB family protein, with amino-acid sequence MGQDHIRYDILAQDALRGVIRKVLAEVATTGRLPGDHHFFITFLTGAAGVRISQHLKSKYPEQMTIVIQHQFWDLKITETHFEIGLSFSDVPEKLVIPFNAIRGFYDPSVNFELEFDVPLADGEELPSGEITAYPVDAAGKSDEAAGAKTADGEEKKPGSVVSLDSFRKKQ; translated from the coding sequence ATGGGGCAGGATCATATCCGCTACGACATTCTGGCGCAGGATGCACTTCGCGGCGTCATCCGCAAGGTTTTGGCGGAGGTAGCAACGACGGGTCGTCTGCCCGGCGACCACCACTTCTTCATCACCTTCCTCACGGGTGCCGCCGGCGTGCGCATCTCCCAGCACCTGAAGTCCAAATATCCCGAGCAGATGACTATCGTCATCCAGCATCAGTTCTGGGATCTCAAGATCACCGAAACGCATTTCGAAATTGGCCTTTCCTTCTCCGACGTTCCGGAGAAGCTGGTCATACCGTTCAATGCGATCCGCGGCTTCTATGATCCCTCGGTCAATTTCGAGCTCGAATTCGACGTGCCGCTCGCCGACGGCGAGGAACTGCCGTCCGGTGAGATCACCGCCTATCCCGTCGACGCGGCAGGAAAGTCCGATGAAGCCGCCGGCGCAAAAACGGCCGACGGCGAAGAGAAAAAACCTGGCTCCGTCGTCTCGCTCGACTCCTTCCGCAAGAAGCAGTGA